GGTATCCGTGTTCCAGACCACTCCATTCCTCAGCTGATTGTTGAAAAATTGGGACATCCGATTGCTTCTACCTCTATCAGGGATGAAGATGAAGTGATCGAATACTCTACCGATCCGGAACTCATCGCTGAAAAATATGATCATCTGGTGGATATTGTTATAGATTCAGGATACGGAGACAATGTAGCTTCTACTATTGTAGATCTTACTTCCGGAGAACCTGAAGTAATCAGACAGGGAAAAGGGATTATATAAGTTCTCTAAATAGAAGTTAGAAATTAGAGGTTAGAGGTTAGAGGTTAGAGATTAGGAAGAAACTAAAAATGGGATATATTTCCGGATTTCCCCAATAACGATTATTATCCAACATTAAATATATATTGTTTATTATATACCTCTCACTGAGGTTCTTATTATATTATTTTATGAAAATCATTACATCACCGGCTAAATTAATGAACGTAGAAAACTCAACTGACCTGTTGAGATCCACTACCCCGAAATTCATTGAAGAGGCAGAATTTATACAATCATTTTTAAAACATAAATCACCTAAGTATCTTTCCGAACTCATGGAGATCTCTCCTAAGCTGGCAGATGAAAACTGGGAAAGAAATCAAAACTGGAAAGCAAATCCAAAGCCTAAAGAATCTGCACCGGCTATGTTTGCGTTCACCGGAGAAGTATACAGAGGGCTGGATGCCAAAACCCTGGATAAAAGTGCCGTGGATTATCTGCAGAAAAATTACAGAATGCTTTCAGGTCTTTATGGCTTGTTAAAACCTTCTGATAAAGTCATGTTGTACCGACTTGAAATGGGCCGTCATTTTGAATTTGATCAATACAAAAATCTATATGAGTTCTGGAGAGAGAAAATTACAGATCAGCTGAACTCAGAAATGAAGAAAAATGAGATTCTGCTTCAACTGGCAAGTAATGAATATGGAAAAGTAATTGACCGGAAAAAACTGAACCATAAAGTAATTGATTTCGATTTTTATGAATTAAAAGACGGAAAATTAAAAACGATTGTTGTGTATACCAAACACGCCAGAGGTCTTGTTGTAAGATTCTGTGCTGAAACCAATGCCCAAACGCTGGACGATGTTAAAGCCTTTAATTATGAAGGTTATATGATCGACGAAGAAAAATCTACAGATACCAAATTGGTTTTTACAAGATAAATGACAATTTCAGAATTTAAAATCCATTTCAAAAAAGAGCTGAGTGATCTGTATACAGCATCTGAAAGTGCTTTCCTGTTTTCTGTTTTTGTTGAAAAATTAATCGGATTTGATCAGTTCCAGCAAAGACGGTTTTCTCATCAGGAGTTGCTATCTGATGATGAAAAAGAGCTTCAGAAAATAACCGCAGAGCTAAAAACCGGTAAACCTTACCAACATATCCTAGGTGAAACGGAATTTTATGGGATGACATTTTTTGTGAACGAAAATGTTTTAATACCACGCCCCGAAACAGAAGAACTGCTTGAGATAGCCATTGATACAATCCAAAGGTCGTTTTCTGAACAGAAAGATCTTAAGATTCTTGATATTGGTACAGGAAGCGGAGTTATTCCTTTGGTTCTTAAAAAACATTTTCCGGATGCCGATGTTTCATCTATAGATTTTTCAGAAGCAGCTTTAGAAACAGCAAGAAGAAATGCTGTTTTTCATGGGCTGGATGTTCGTTTTATGTATGGTGACTATCTGAATTTTAAGCTTACTGAAAATTATGATGTCATTATTTCCAATCCTCCTTACATCGGGATTGAAGAAGAAGTTGAAATTGAATATTCTGTGAAAGGATTTGAACCACAAATGGCACTCTTCTCTCCTACTTCTGATGCTTTGATCTTTTACAGGAAAATCGCTGAAGACTCGAAAAAGAACCTGAACGGAAACGGATTGTTATTTTTAGAAATTAATCAAAAATTAGGGGCAGAAACCCTGGAGCTTTATTCTTTCTTTTCGGAGGCTCATCTTGTAAAAGATTTGTCTGGAAATGACAGGTTTATAACGGGAAAAAGATAGGATTCCGTTATTTTCGGTTTTAAGTTCTGTATCTTTAGCTCAAATTTCAAATAACCATGCCACATTTTATCATAGATTGCTCAGAAAATATTTTAGATCAGAAATCTCCCGGTGAAATAATGAATGCAGTTTACGAGACTGCAGAAAACTCCGGACTTTTTGCAAAAGGAGACATCAAAGTGAGATTAACGCCTTTTAAATATTATAAGATGGATGATGGAAAGGAAAGCTTTATCCATATTTTCGGAAATATTATGGGAGGAAGAACTATAGAACAAAAGGCCAGCTTATCCAGACAAATAATAGAACGACTGAACCTGATGTTTCCGGATATACCTATTCTGTCTATCAATATACAGGAGTTTGAAGCAGCGACTTATTGCAATAAATCTTTAATCAACCCTGCAAATATGAATAAGGACAGACATTTTCCTGGTCACTGATATTTTTTAAACGAAACAATATTTAGCATAATACTTGTTTCCTTTACACATCAATAAGCAAACTTTTACGTCAAAAATTAAATAATCATGGAACTTAAAGCTCACCAGGTCAATGGTATCAAAGTAGCGGAAGTGATTTCCGACAACCACGTGATAAAATCAGCACAGGACGGTATCGATCTATTAGGTAACGCCTACTATCAGGGGTTTGATAAGGTGATTATCTATGAGAAAAATATAACCCCGGAATTCTTTGACCTCAAGACTAAAATTGCCGGCGATATTCTCCAGAAGTTCTCCAATTACAGAATGGGATTAGCCATTATAGGAGATTTTAGTCAATATGAAAGTAAAAGTATGAAAGATTTTATTTTTGAAAGCAATAAAACCAGGCATATTAATTTTGTTGAAACGTTGAAAGAGGCTTTGGAGAAGTTTTCAAAGTAGTATATTCTTTATTCTGAAAAAAATCTATCGCATCGGCAATTGCTTTATCTACGGACTGGTATTCCAGGTTTAATTGTTCTATTGACTTGCAGTTGGTATAATAATTATCTATTCTCAAAGCTTTCATGTTGGGTGAGCTTAGATTCGTCTTTACATTCAGTGATCTTAGTAAATCCCCTGTTATTCCCAAAAGTATCAGAATGAAATCCGGAAGTGGAAGCAATAAAGGGTTTTGATGGGTAATCAGATTTACTTTTTTAAAGAAGTCTTTATATTTTAAATTCTCATGCCCTAAAAGATATCGCTCTCCGTTTTTTCCCCTTTCGATGGCATTAACAATCCCAAAGGCAACGTCTTCCACATGAACAAAATTCTTTCCTCCGGATGGGTAAAAAACCAGATTTTTTTTCCATACCCAATAAATAATTTTCCCCGAGCTGGGCTTCCAGTCATAAGGCCCGATCATAAACGTCGGATTTAGAATAACAACTTCAGTGGTTTTGTTGTTTCGGAAAAGAAAACCCTCAGCTTCTGATTTACTTCGGGCATAATAAGATTTTGTGAAGGGATATTTTTGACCGGAGCTTTCATGACCTAATTCGTCAAGATTCCCATATCCCATCGTATTCGCAGTACTTACAAATAAGAACTTTTTAACCCCGGCTTCAACTGACTGTGAAAACAAATGAACCACGGCATCATAATTTGTTTTTCTGTATTCCCCATAGGAAAGCAGATCCTGCCCAGTTTCAGCAGCAATATGAATGACGAAATCCACCAGTTTAAGATGCGAGGAAACATCAGAAAACAAACTTCCCTCAACTAACCGGAGGTTTTCATCTTCCTGACCATAATAGCGACTTTTCTGCCGCACCAAAGCAATAACAAAATAACCATCTCTTAATAATTTTTTAACAACATGAGTTCCTAAAAGCCCGGTACTACCGGTAACAAAAACTTTTTTCATGCTTCTATTTCTTTTTTTATTGCATTCGTCATCAAAGGTAATTTAATCCAGATGGGCAATATCTTCATTACCAGCCAACTTATAGGATTAACCATGATGACAGAATCTCTTTTGAATAGCTGATTGACACATCGTGCAGCCACCTTATTAGGATCAAGCAAAGTCAGTTTTCCTAAAAAACCCTGTTTTTCAATTCTTTCGCAGACATCTTTATTGGTTTTCATCGCTCCCGGATTCACAACACTCACAAAAACATTGGTATCTTTTAGTTCCTCATGTAATCCCCTGGAAAAGGAATGGATAAATGTTTTGGAGGCGGGATAAACCGTTTTAAAACCAATCGGTGAAAATGCAGCCATGCTGGAAACATTTAAAATATAAGCTTTGGGTTGTTTCAAAAGATTAGGCAACAGCTGATGGGTCATTAAAGAAGTAGCCATAACATTGACCTGTAATATCGTATTGATATAATCAGGCGTAGCATCCACAAATTTTCGGGTTCCTCCCAGACCGGCATTATTAATTAAAATGTAGATATTAAAAGACCTGTTCAGCTCCTCTGTTATCTGCATTACATTTTCATTTACAGAAAGATCAATTTCATAATAATGTGTTTTTACATAATAGGTTTCTGCTATTTTTTCACTTAAATGAGCCACATTCTGACCAGGCAGACTGATAAGAATAACATTGATCTTCTTTTTAGCCAGATGCTCGACAAACGCCTTGCCTAATCCCTGACTTGCTCCCGTTACAACAGCAAATGATTCTTTAGTATCCATGATAAAAATTATGGTACAAATGTATCTTTATGAAGAGCCTTTTTTGTTCCATCTTATATGACTGAACACATTTAAGCACAAATCATAAACAATTTAAAATCAATATGATAAAAGTAAAAAAGGTTAAAATTTATAAACCTGAACTTATTTTTTAAACTCAGAAGGGGTCTGATCAGTGAATTTTTTGAAGGTGGTATTAAATGAAGTCTTGGAATTGAATCCGGATTCGAAAGCAATCCCTAAAATGGAAAGCTTATTGGTCTCATTATTTTTCAGCAACTTTTTAGCATGCTCAATTCTATATTCATTAATGAACTGAAAAAAGTTTTTTTGAAAGCCGGTATTGATCACATACGATAAATGATGAGTAGAAACAGACAAGTGTTCTGCAAGCTTAATTAAATTCAGCTCACTATCCAGGTAAAGTTTTTCTTTTTCCATTACATTTTCAAGCTTTGTTTTAAGCCGGGATAATTCTTCATCAGAAATGAGTTTTCGTTTGATTTCCTCATTTTCATCATTAATGGATATGAGCTCATCCCGTTGTTTTTCCTCAACAGGATAAATTTCTTTTTGCTTCAGCGAGTAATACGCTACAAAATAAACCACTAAAAGAAAAGCTATATTGATGAAAGCATTTAATGATGTAGAATCATAGAAAAGATTGTAGATAACATATACGATATTGATAATCAAAAGAATGAGAATAATATACTCCAGCCAATTAAGATTGATCCCTTCCGTATTAGCAGAGAATTGCTGAATTCTCTTTTGATGTTTCCGTATGGTAAAATAAGAAAGCCCTGTATAAAATACCGCCTGGAATAATATCAATCCTATAAATGTAAACTCAAAAAAAGATTGGTTTTCAAAGTTTCCGTAACGTTGTAACAACAAATTGATCAGAAAAATAACAGGTAAAACAGCATATTTTACGTCCGACCTCTTAAACTTAAATGAAGGATTTGTAAAAAATAAAACACTGAGATAAAACATAATGGGTGTAAAAAACTGAACGAACTGAACAAAAAGAATGGAATGAATTTCTATCGGAGAAACTTTGATCAGTGACCAAATTTCATCCAGCCAATACGTAGACCACAAAAAAAGAAACAAACCAAACCATAGGTTGGCTTTTCGGTTAACTTTAAGGGGATTGGCCAGTTTTAGCAAAGAAAGCAAAACCAATGAACCATAGATAAGTATGACGATAAAACGATTCAACTCTATTGTATTCATTGGTTTTGATATTTTATTTAAAGATAGGTTTTTTATCCTATTCTTTTCCTGACAAAAATTTCATAGCTTAAGTACAGGAGCGGAATCGCCATAATGCCAATATACAAACCGTTATCCATTGCTCTTTCAGGTTGATTGATCACCGCATATAGCAAACCAAAAAAGGCTCCGCCAAGATGTGCTGCATGACCTATATTATCATGTTGTCTGGGATTAAGCATCATATAGACGGAATAGCTGAAATAAAGAAGCCCGAAAATATAGCCCGGAATTCCGATAGGAATAAAGAATATATATATTTTAAGATCAGGAATAAGTGCAATTCCGGCAAATAATATCCCTGAAACCCCTCCACTCGCTCCAATAGCAGAATACCATGGCTGCTTCTGATAGATAAACAGGGAAAACATATTTCCGAGCAGTATAGAACCAAAGTATACAATTATGAAACCCAGATTTCCAAAACCTTCCATTACGATAGGCCCAAAGAAATAAAGGGTCATCATATTAAACAGAAGATGCATTAAATCTGCATGAAGGAAACCTGCAGAAAGGAGACGGATGTACTCTTTCCTGTTTTGGATAGCTCCTACATTAAATTTATACTTTTCGAAAATACCATGATTATTAAAAGCAATAAAGCTGATAATACTGGTAGCTATAATAACTAATAATAAGATATTCATGATTAATTTAAAATTTAATTTTCGTCACTATCAGTATCTCCTTCAAAAAGATCACCGATAACCCCACCGTCTTCATCAATGCCTTCAGTATGTTCAGGCTCTTCATATACTTCCGGTTCCTCTTCTTCGATCTCAGGAACGGTAATATTTATTGATTTTACCTTGAATTTGGTAAATTGATTTCCTATTGCTTTTATACCTTTCACCATAATAAAATCATCAATATTTATGGTTTCAGGATCACGTTCTTTTCCTTTATCTTTTGAAAAAATGATTTCTGCAGTGGATCCGTTGGCTACTATCACGTTCTCAATAAATGATTTGCTATGCTCCGAAGGCATGAAATTCTGGGGATTGGTATTATTTTCGAGAAGGAATCTTTTAATAAAATACATCTCTTTTTCCCCATCGTAATAAATACAAGTTACAGGTTGCTGCGGCCGCCATTTTTCAAGGATCAGATAATCATCGTCAAAACGATTTCCAAGGTCAAAACTTACCAGCTTTGCCTCTCCATTGGAATTAATCGTCAGGATTTTATCATCTCCTTTAAAATTCCCTAACAAAGTCCCCCTGCCATCAGCATTTAATCTTCGTACCGTATCATCAAACCAGATTCTTCTTGGAGCCAGGGTTGAAATACCTTCTTCCTTAAGGTCTACTTTTTTCACGGAGTATTTGGTCACCAGGTTTCCTTTGGAATCACGGCCTTTAATTGCCAATTCAGAAAAATCGATATCCATCTTATTTTTTCTGATTCTTGGATTTGGTTTCAAGAGAACAGTAACCGTTTCAGCTTCTCCATTCGGATTAGCGGAAAAATAAAGCACTTCGGAGCCTTTTTTATCAGACGCCAGAGGATAATCTGTATTTCTTGTCACCGCCGTCACGGAGAAACGTTTCATATAATACGGACCTTCTTTACCTTCACGGTAGATCATATTATACACTGTTCTCTTGTCGTTTTTCTTCCAGACAGCCACATGCAGGAGATCTTTTCCGATAAAGGTTTTTGCCTCTACTTTGACGATCTTCATACTTCCGTCTTTTCTGAAAGTTATAATATCATCGATATCGGAACAGTCGAACAGGTATTCATCTTTTCTCAATGAGGTTCCTATAAAGCCTTCTTCACGGTTTACATAGAATTTTTCGTTAGCCACGGCTACTTTTGTAG
The sequence above is drawn from the Chryseobacterium daecheongense genome and encodes:
- the yaaA gene encoding peroxide stress protein YaaA; translated protein: MKIITSPAKLMNVENSTDLLRSTTPKFIEEAEFIQSFLKHKSPKYLSELMEISPKLADENWERNQNWKANPKPKESAPAMFAFTGEVYRGLDAKTLDKSAVDYLQKNYRMLSGLYGLLKPSDKVMLYRLEMGRHFEFDQYKNLYEFWREKITDQLNSEMKKNEILLQLASNEYGKVIDRKKLNHKVIDFDFYELKDGKLKTIVVYTKHARGLVVRFCAETNAQTLDDVKAFNYEGYMIDEEKSTDTKLVFTR
- the prmC gene encoding peptide chain release factor N(5)-glutamine methyltransferase: MTISEFKIHFKKELSDLYTASESAFLFSVFVEKLIGFDQFQQRRFSHQELLSDDEKELQKITAELKTGKPYQHILGETEFYGMTFFVNENVLIPRPETEELLEIAIDTIQRSFSEQKDLKILDIGTGSGVIPLVLKKHFPDADVSSIDFSEAALETARRNAVFHGLDVRFMYGDYLNFKLTENYDVIISNPPYIGIEEEVEIEYSVKGFEPQMALFSPTSDALIFYRKIAEDSKKNLNGNGLLFLEINQKLGAETLELYSFFSEAHLVKDLSGNDRFITGKR
- a CDS encoding 5-carboxymethyl-2-hydroxymuconate Delta-isomerase — protein: MPHFIIDCSENILDQKSPGEIMNAVYETAENSGLFAKGDIKVRLTPFKYYKMDDGKESFIHIFGNIMGGRTIEQKASLSRQIIERLNLMFPDIPILSINIQEFEAATYCNKSLINPANMNKDRHFPGH
- a CDS encoding DUF4180 domain-containing protein, with the protein product MELKAHQVNGIKVAEVISDNHVIKSAQDGIDLLGNAYYQGFDKVIIYEKNITPEFFDLKTKIAGDILQKFSNYRMGLAIIGDFSQYESKSMKDFIFESNKTRHINFVETLKEALEKFSK
- a CDS encoding NAD-dependent epimerase/dehydratase family protein, with amino-acid sequence MKKVFVTGSTGLLGTHVVKKLLRDGYFVIALVRQKSRYYGQEDENLRLVEGSLFSDVSSHLKLVDFVIHIAAETGQDLLSYGEYRKTNYDAVVHLFSQSVEAGVKKFLFVSTANTMGYGNLDELGHESSGQKYPFTKSYYARSKSEAEGFLFRNNKTTEVVILNPTFMIGPYDWKPSSGKIIYWVWKKNLVFYPSGGKNFVHVEDVAFGIVNAIERGKNGERYLLGHENLKYKDFFKKVNLITHQNPLLLPLPDFILILLGITGDLLRSLNVKTNLSSPNMKALRIDNYYTNCKSIEQLNLEYQSVDKAIADAIDFFQNKEYTTLKTSPKPLSTFQQN
- a CDS encoding SDR family NAD(P)-dependent oxidoreductase gives rise to the protein MDTKESFAVVTGASQGLGKAFVEHLAKKKINVILISLPGQNVAHLSEKIAETYYVKTHYYEIDLSVNENVMQITEELNRSFNIYILINNAGLGGTRKFVDATPDYINTILQVNVMATSLMTHQLLPNLLKQPKAYILNVSSMAAFSPIGFKTVYPASKTFIHSFSRGLHEELKDTNVFVSVVNPGAMKTNKDVCERIEKQGFLGKLTLLDPNKVAARCVNQLFKRDSVIMVNPISWLVMKILPIWIKLPLMTNAIKKEIEA
- a CDS encoding helix-turn-helix domain-containing protein — translated: MNTIELNRFIVILIYGSLVLLSLLKLANPLKVNRKANLWFGLFLFLWSTYWLDEIWSLIKVSPIEIHSILFVQFVQFFTPIMFYLSVLFFTNPSFKFKRSDVKYAVLPVIFLINLLLQRYGNFENQSFFEFTFIGLILFQAVFYTGLSYFTIRKHQKRIQQFSANTEGINLNWLEYIILILLIINIVYVIYNLFYDSTSLNAFINIAFLLVVYFVAYYSLKQKEIYPVEEKQRDELISINDENEEIKRKLISDEELSRLKTKLENVMEKEKLYLDSELNLIKLAEHLSVSTHHLSYVINTGFQKNFFQFINEYRIEHAKKLLKNNETNKLSILGIAFESGFNSKTSFNTTFKKFTDQTPSEFKK
- a CDS encoding rhomboid family intramembrane serine protease gives rise to the protein MNILLLVIIATSIISFIAFNNHGIFEKYKFNVGAIQNRKEYIRLLSAGFLHADLMHLLFNMMTLYFFGPIVMEGFGNLGFIIVYFGSILLGNMFSLFIYQKQPWYSAIGASGGVSGILFAGIALIPDLKIYIFFIPIGIPGYIFGLLYFSYSVYMMLNPRQHDNIGHAAHLGGAFFGLLYAVINQPERAMDNGLYIGIMAIPLLYLSYEIFVRKRIG